Proteins encoded within one genomic window of Eleutherodactylus coqui strain aEleCoq1 chromosome 1, aEleCoq1.hap1, whole genome shotgun sequence:
- the LOC136591136 gene encoding zinc finger protein OZF-like: MVLLINDTPRMEGRSYKASRILDLTLEIISLITGEDYKVMKNLSGECVTPCVSDGWSRTPSPITEPPLYSLIHEQKILELTNRITKLLTGEVPIRCQDVTVYFSMEEWEYVEGHKDLYKDVMMEDHWPLTSPDGSSQSNPPERWPSPPYSQDCPEENQYILPDDQESTEESGLGAPPSVSVTGEDGMSDSWGFLLLPHQHEVEDKPSIIGRRGSGHKLDKSITCSECGQYFNQKSNLTEYQRTHTEKKFSCPECGKCFTDQSYLKKHQRIHTGEKPYSCSHCGKRFTQKSNLNEHQRIHTGEKRFSCLECGKSFTRNSSLTEHQRIHTGEKPFLCSECGKCFTQKSILVIHQRIHTGKKPFACLQCGKCFNFKQGLEIHQRIHTGEKPFSCLECGKCFTCKQNLKTHQLSHTGEKPYSCPECGKCFTQKSDLVLHQRIHTEEKLF, encoded by the exons ATGGTCCTTCTCATCAATGACACACCGAGGATGGAGGGCAGAAGCTACAAGGCTTCAAGGATATTGGACCTCACCTTGGAGATCATCTCCTTGATAACtggagag gattacaaaGTAATGAAGAATTTGTCTGGTGAGTGTGTGACCccctgtgtgtcagatgggtggaGCCGGACCCCGAGCCCCATCACCGAACCTCCACTATattcactgatacatgagcagaaaatcCTAGAACTTACCAACAGGATCACCAAGCTACTGACCGGAGAG gttcctataaggtgtcaggacgtcactgtctatttctccatggaggagtgggagtatgtagaaggacacaaggatctgtacaaggacgtcatgatggaggaccactggcccctcacatcaccgg atggatcGAGTCAGAGTAATCCACCAGAGAGATGGCCCAGTCCTCCATATTCCCAAGACTGTCCAGAGGAAAATCAATATATCCTAccggatgatcag GAAAGTACTGAAGAGAGTGGACTTGGAGCGCCCCCATCAGTGTCAGTGACTG GGGAAGACGGGATGAGCGACTCTTGGGGGTTTCTCCTGTTACCTCACCAACATGAAGTAGAAGATAAGCCATCCATTATTGGCAGAAGAGGCTCTGGACATAAACTAGATAAAAGTATTACATGTTCTGAATGCGGACAATATTTCAACCAGAAATCAAATCTTACAGAatatcagagaactcacacagagaAGAAATtctcatgtcctgaatgtgggaaatgtttcacagATCAatcatatctgaagaaacatcagcgaattcacacaggagagaagccgtactCATGTTCTCACTGTGGTAAacgttttacccagaaatcaaatcttaatgaacatcagagaattcacacaggagagaagagatTTTCATGCTTGGagtgtgggaaatcttttacccGTAATTCGAGTCTTACAGAACATcagcgaattcacacaggggagaagccatttttatgttcagaatgcgggaaatgttttacccagaaatcaattcttgttatacatcagagaattcacacagggaaaaAGCCATTTGCATGCCtgcagtgtgggaaatgttttaattttaAACAAGGGCTTGagatacatcagagaattcacacaggtgagaagccgttttcatgcttggaatgcgggaaatgttttacgTGTAAACAAAATCTCAAGACACATCAGCTAAgtcacacgggagagaagccatattcatgtcctgaatgtgggaagtgttttacccagaaatcagatcttgtgttacatcagagaattcacacagaagagaagctgTTTTGA